GATAGTACTGCCGCTAAAAAGAACAGAACAAATTCATTGTGGTGTGTTTTTCATTGCGTGTTGGCAATACTCGCAAAAGTAGTTATAATTTTTAATCACCTTCGCTTCAATTACCCATACTTCATTTTAATAGCAGGCGATTGAGTTTGGAAGAGAAACAATAAAGATACTCAAGGACAACTGGAAACTTCCAGTCGCGTGTCTGTATCTGTTCCTTTGAGCTTCtaacagaagaagagaacagCTTTCaattgcattttttcatattcctTAATTGacaatttttatttctgaCCGGTTATCGATATCCATTTAATTCTTCTGATAAGGAAGCAAATACAATTCCACTCGCTAATTTTTAATTCAATTTCAGTCACAATCTTCCCGCAGTTGTAACAAACTTTTTAGCTTCAGTTCTAGTTATCAATACCCATTATTCCATattttttgtcatttttcaattctacATGAAGTATGGTACAATCAGACGAAGATTATCTAGGCTCTTCTGAGACAACAGCATCAACATCATATAGCGATGcctcatcttcatcgtctaGAGCACATCCAAGGGCATCCTTGTTCTTGGAGAATCTTGGAGAACAAGCACATGAGGTTCCTAATACAGAAATAGAACTGGCAACTGTTGCCTATGAAAGTACAAGTCGAGGTCCAGGATTTGCTATATACATCAACAATGAAAGGTTCTCACAAATAATGGGAGCATCTACAAGTTCTAGCTCCAGCTCTAGTAGTCGTTCGTCTTTAAGAACACAATTTCACGATACCCAGGATAATAATATACCGAGAAACACCGTAAGGCCAGCTTCGCTTCGACGAGATAATGAGGAACTGCCACCTTCAAGGAACGTAACTCCTTCACAGAATGTGGCGGTACGACCAGAAAGGGTGCTGAATTCACCTTCTTCACAAAGACTAAGTTGCGCATTGACAATATCAACTTCAGTTCTCATGGGAGAAGATACTGAAGGAAGCCCCATAGAGCAAGAACCTAATAGGGTCGTGTCCTCATTGTATTCGTCTTTGGCGATTCGCGGGAACGATGAGCCAAAGAAAGGAACACCTCAGCGTCCTGCATCAAGCGGGCCTAATGAAACAACGGAGcactcatttttttcataccATTACGATGATACTTTGGAACCAgatgttgaagaagcagtaaaatttacaaaaaaaaaacggaTTTCTAATGTTAACTATATCAGTTCAACTGTTGATGAAAACCTAGACGAATATGAACCTGTGCACGAAGCAAAGTTTATACCGCATAGATTAAAAATCCCAGAGAAGGCTGCATCAATAAAATCGTCGACAAGCGATGAGTTACAGTCACCAGATGCACTATACACCTCtgcaaaaatgaagaaagttCCTCAAAGCCCATCGTTAATAGGAAACATACTGATTCCATTACAAAGCAGTGGAAGTAGTAACGAGAATTCGTCTTGGGACCGCATAGAGCTCGGTCATAAAGCTTCTTTCCATCCCAGGTCCACGCGGCGCAACCCTTCCTCATCAGAGGAAGAGGGCCCACCTATTGGATTGCCTTCCATTCCTGTCTTAAGAAGTGTATCAGGATCAAGTAAATGGGGAAGGACAGCCCTTCGCCTAGAATCCGGAAGCTCAAGTAAATCCGAACCATTTTTACCGTATAGAAAACCTAAAACGCCACCATCATTAAATGAAGTGAAcagcaataaaaataaagcaTTACCAAAACATGGACAACCTATTATATTAGCACCTATTAAGTCGCAAAGCTCAGATTTGCCGACTGAAGAGAAAACCAATATAGAAAGACCAGCCCGAAGTACACGACGAGAAAAGACTGATATTGGAATAGAAGATGGTGACAATATTGACAATATAGACCTGGAGGCAAGAATGCCCATTCAGCATATCGACACTGCATCTATTCATTCTTTTGACTCgggaaaaaatggatttAGAGACGTTTATAGCATTGAAAGCATCGTTATAGTCATCCTGTGTTGTGCTATGGTACCGCCGTTATTTTTCGTCATTGGTTGTAGTTCAAGAAGTAAGCTGATTTCAGACTATAGGTTGATGAGGTTGCTCATGAATAAAGAACATCGAGCGGCATTGCTAGAAGGATTCATATGGGATGTCGATTTGCGATGGTTCCGAATATTATGTCTCATCTTAGGGGCCGCTGAAATAATGATCGTGATAGCCGGTGTTGCCATTGGCTTTGGCGTAGGCATCACAAGGGAACGATAAGTTGGTTCACCCTTTTCTCCCCACAGAGAGAACAAGGAGGTTTGTGAGATAGTATTTCAGTTAAGTAAGATGTAAAaagtgttttctttttgtctCGTTAAAGttttacatatataaacagggtcttttcattaatttatatatatatggaCATATACTTGTGCATGTTCATGAAAAACGTGCGTCAGGACACGGCCTGACTGCTCAAGCAgtaactttcttttcaatcaaaTCGAACAAAGTAACAATATCAGCAGAGAACTTTCTGATACCGTCagacaatttttcagtgGCCATGGCGTCTTCATTGAAATCGAATCTGAACTTGGATTCATCGCTAATGTAAGAAATCTTGTCACCGGCCTCTTTTTTGGCGGAGGCAGGATCCAAAACTCTTGGGAAAGGTTCGGTACTGTTCATCAATTTGTCTAACAAACCTGGGGAAATCGTTAGATAGTCGACCCCAGCTAAATTTTTAATTTCGTCAGTGCTTCTGAAAGAAGCGCCCATAACGATGGTTTTGTAACCGTACTTCTTATAGTAGTTGTAAATGCTCTTGACAGAAATAACACCGGGGTCGGCTTCACCGGCATAATCTTTACCAGTGCTGGCCTTGTACCAGTCTAGAATTCTACCGACGAATGGAGAGATCAAAGTGACTTGAGCTTCAGCACAGGCGACGGCCTGAACGAAGGAGAATAATAGAGTCAAGTTACAGTGGATACCGTCCTCCTCTTCCAACACCTTGGCAGCTTGGATACCTTCCCAAGTGGAGGCGATCTTGATAAGAACTCTCTCTCTGGAGACGCCTTCTTGCTCGAATAGTTTAATGATATGTCTAGCCTTTTCAATAGTGGCTTGTGTGTCGAAAGACAATCTAGCATCAACCTCGGTGGAGACTCTGCCTGGGACAATCTTCAAGATTTCCTTACCAAATTCCACCAACAATCTATCTACGGCGCTTTCCACCTGTTCGGCGGTGGTCTTGCCATGCTTTTTACCGTATTCCACAGCGACATCGATCAACTTGGCGTATGTTGGTTGCTTGGCAGCAGCCAAGATCAAAGATGGATTAGTGGTGGAGTCTTGAGGTTGGAACTTGGCAATGGAGCCGAAGTCACCAGTGTCGGCGACGACCACGGTACCG
This genomic window from Saccharomyces kudriavzevii IFO 1802 strain IFO1802 genome assembly, chromosome: 12 contains:
- the BUD8 gene encoding Bud8p (similar to Saccharomyces cerevisiae BUD9 (YGR041W) and BUD8 (YLR353W); ancestral locus Anc_4.186), which encodes MVQSDEDYLGSSETTASTSYSDASSSSSRAHPRASLFLENLGEQAHEVPNTEIELATVAYESTSRGPGFAIYINNERFSQIMGASTSSSSSSSSRSSLRTQFHDTQDNNIPRNTVRPASLRRDNEELPPSRNVTPSQNVAVRPERVLNSPSSQRLSCALTISTSVLMGEDTEGSPIEQEPNRVVSSLYSSLAIRGNDEPKKGTPQRPASSGPNETTEHSFFSYHYDDTLEPDVEEAVKFTKKKRISNVNYISSTVDENLDEYEPVHEAKFIPHRLKIPEKAASIKSSTSDELQSPDALYTSAKMKKVPQSPSLIGNILIPLQSSGSSNENSSWDRIELGHKASFHPRSTRRNPSSSEEEGPPIGLPSIPVLRSVSGSSKWGRTALRLESGSSSKSEPFLPYRKPKTPPSLNEVNSNKNKALPKHGQPIILAPIKSQSSDLPTEEKTNIERPARSTRREKTDIGIEDGDNIDNIDLEARMPIQHIDTASIHSFDSGKNGFRDVYSIESIVIVILCCAMVPPLFFVIGCSSRSKLISDYRLMRLLMNKEHRAALLEGFIWDVDLRWFRILCLILGAAEIMIVIAGVAIGFGVGITRER
- the TAL1 gene encoding sedoheptulose-7-phosphate:D-glyceraldehyde-3-phosphate transaldolase TAL1 (similar to Saccharomyces cerevisiae NQM1 (YGR043C) and TAL1 (YLR354C); ancestral locus Anc_4.188), whose amino-acid sequence is MSEPAQKKQKVVANNSLEQLKASGTVVVADTGDFGSIAKFQPQDSTTNPSLILAAAKQPTYAKLIDVAVEYGKKHGKTTAEQVESAVDRLLVEFGKEILKIVPGRVSTEVDARLSFDTQATIEKARHIIKLFEQEGVSRERVLIKIASTWEGIQAAKVLEEEDGIHCNLTLLFSFVQAVACAEAQVTLISPFVGRILDWYKASTGKDYAGEADPGVISVKSIYNYYKKYGYKTIVMGASFRSTDEIKNLAGVDYLTISPGLLDKLMNSTEPFPRVLDPASAKKEAGDKISYISDESKFRFDFNEDAMATEKLSDGIRKFSADIVTLFDLIEKKVTA